One Brevinematales bacterium genomic region harbors:
- a CDS encoding type 1 glutamine amidotransferase → MRLHYIQHVEFEDPANILEWAAIHGHTVSATHTYKGGKFPTAEEYDWLVVMGGPMNIYEDDIYPWLVDEKEFIRHAIAAGKTVIGICLGAQLLADALGGKVLRNREKEIGWFPIRWTMEAKLSPYFRGMPEVPEVFHWHGDTFAVPEWTLPIASSEATDHQGFMFEDDNTLVIGLQFHIESSPESVQRLIGHSRSELMNSQYIQDEETMMERGENFKTLRRMIETFMDNVYAARK, encoded by the coding sequence ATGAGGCTTCATTACATTCAGCACGTCGAATTCGAGGATCCCGCGAACATCCTGGAATGGGCTGCTATTCACGGGCATACGGTCAGCGCGACACATACCTACAAGGGTGGGAAATTCCCGACAGCGGAAGAATACGACTGGCTGGTGGTGATGGGCGGGCCGATGAACATCTACGAGGACGATATCTACCCGTGGCTTGTCGACGAGAAGGAATTTATCAGGCACGCGATCGCCGCAGGTAAGACGGTGATCGGGATATGCCTCGGCGCGCAGCTTCTCGCGGACGCGCTCGGCGGCAAGGTACTCCGCAACCGTGAGAAAGAGATCGGGTGGTTCCCCATCCGGTGGACGATGGAGGCGAAGCTCTCCCCGTACTTCAGGGGGATGCCGGAAGTCCCGGAGGTGTTCCACTGGCACGGCGACACGTTCGCGGTACCCGAATGGACGCTGCCTATCGCGTCGAGCGAGGCGACCGACCATCAGGGCTTCATGTTCGAGGACGATAACACCCTTGTGATCGGATTGCAGTTCCATATCGAGTCGAGCCCGGAGAGCGTACAGCGCCTCATCGGCCATTCGCGTTCGGAACTGATGAATTCGCAGTATATACAGGACGAGGAAACGATGATGGAACGGGGCGAAAATTTTAAAACTCTCCGCCGCATGATCGAGACGTTTATGGATAACGTTTACGCGGCGAGAAAATAG
- the rfbB gene encoding dTDP-glucose 4,6-dehydratase — translation MRNFKTIIVTGGAGFIGSNFIRYLFEKPGYAGNVVNLDKLTYAGNKMSVADIEKQYGGKRYFFERADICDWDSVSAVITKYGADCIVHFAAESHVDRSILGPAEFVRTNLNGTFTLLEVARSVWKDRTDVLFHHVSTDEVYGSLGDIGYFFEDTAYDPRSPYSASKAGSDHLVMAYHHTYGLPVTLSNCSNNYGPYHFPEKLIPLMILNIFEGKPLPVYGDGMNVRDWLYVGDHVSAIYKIITDGIIGDKYNIGGENERPNIDVVNLLCEIAADKTGKPKDYYKNLITYVKDRPGHDRRYAINCDKLKKQLGWTQGVTFDEGLALTVEWYLNNKDWVESVRSGEYMKWIDTNYDDR, via the coding sequence ATGCGGAATTTTAAGACGATTATTGTGACCGGCGGCGCGGGGTTTATCGGGTCGAATTTCATCCGTTACCTCTTCGAAAAGCCGGGATACGCCGGGAATGTGGTCAACCTCGATAAGCTGACCTACGCCGGGAATAAGATGTCGGTCGCGGACATAGAGAAACAGTACGGCGGTAAACGCTATTTCTTCGAACGCGCCGATATATGCGACTGGGACAGCGTGAGCGCGGTCATTACGAAGTACGGCGCGGACTGTATCGTGCACTTCGCGGCGGAATCGCATGTCGACCGTTCCATCCTCGGCCCCGCGGAGTTCGTGCGGACGAACCTGAACGGGACATTCACCCTGCTCGAGGTCGCGCGAAGCGTATGGAAAGACCGTACGGACGTGCTTTTCCACCATGTATCCACCGACGAGGTGTACGGCTCGCTCGGCGATATCGGGTACTTTTTCGAGGATACGGCGTACGACCCCCGCAGTCCCTATTCCGCGTCCAAGGCGGGGAGCGACCATCTCGTGATGGCGTACCATCATACCTACGGCCTGCCCGTGACCCTCTCGAACTGCTCGAATAACTACGGCCCGTACCATTTCCCGGAGAAACTGATCCCGCTGATGATACTCAACATCTTCGAGGGGAAGCCTCTCCCGGTGTACGGCGACGGGATGAACGTGCGGGATTGGCTCTATGTGGGCGATCATGTCTCCGCGATCTATAAAATAATCACTGACGGGATAATCGGCGATAAGTACAATATCGGCGGTGAGAACGAACGCCCCAATATCGATGTGGTGAACCTCCTATGCGAAATTGCCGCCGATAAAACCGGCAAACCGAAGGATTACTACAAGAATCTGATCACCTATGTGAAGGACCGCCCCGGGCACGACCGCCGTTACGCGATCAACTGCGATAAGCTGAAGAAACAGCTCGGATGGACGCAGGGTGTGACGTTCGACGAGGGCCTTGCGCTGACAGTCGAATGGTATCTGAATAACAAGGATTGGGTGGAATCGGTGCGGAGCGGCGAGTATATGAAATGGATCGATACGAACTACGACGACCGTTAA
- a CDS encoding nucleotide sugar dehydrogenase yields MNGAAGKLLEKFNKREAVIGIFGLGYVGLPLAVVFAKKNVRVIGFEKSEKKADAVNEGRNYIGDIKPEDLTAVIKSGALTATTDFKRIGECDAIIICVPTPLDKFKKPDMKYIESACTDIGKYMKKGTFISLESTTYPTTTEHFMRPIIEKESKMTLDEDFWLCFSAERVDPGNKNYHTENTPKVVGGLGETAQELGMAMYGIAIQTIFPVSSPRVSEMVKILENTYRLVNISLVNELALLCGQMDISIWEVIEAAKTKPYGFQAFYPGPGIGGHCIPLDPFYLEYIAKNYNFDLTMIHTAGLINNQMPHRMAVKISFALNRHKKPLNGSKILFLGAAYKPDIDDERESPALMVIDEIAKKFADISYFDPFIPEVTTEHGRHYKSIPALTKEALAGADCVVITTNHSAFDPDFIVEHAQLVVDLRNTVKKPSPKVYKL; encoded by the coding sequence ATGAATGGTGCAGCCGGTAAACTTCTGGAGAAATTCAATAAGCGCGAAGCGGTAATCGGGATATTCGGTCTCGGGTATGTCGGACTGCCACTCGCGGTCGTGTTCGCGAAGAAGAATGTCCGCGTCATCGGGTTCGAGAAGAGCGAAAAGAAGGCCGATGCGGTGAACGAGGGGCGGAATTATATCGGCGATATCAAGCCCGAAGACCTGACCGCGGTTATCAAAAGCGGCGCACTGACCGCGACTACCGACTTCAAGCGTATCGGGGAATGCGACGCGATTATTATCTGCGTGCCGACCCCGCTCGACAAGTTTAAAAAGCCCGATATGAAGTATATCGAAAGCGCCTGTACCGATATCGGTAAATATATGAAGAAAGGGACGTTTATATCTCTCGAAAGCACCACCTATCCGACCACGACCGAGCATTTTATGCGCCCGATCATAGAAAAAGAATCGAAGATGACGCTCGACGAGGATTTCTGGCTATGCTTCTCCGCGGAACGCGTCGACCCCGGTAATAAGAACTACCATACGGAAAATACCCCGAAAGTCGTCGGGGGGTTGGGCGAGACCGCGCAGGAGCTGGGGATGGCGATGTACGGTATCGCGATACAGACCATTTTCCCGGTGAGTTCGCCGCGCGTCTCCGAGATGGTGAAGATTCTCGAAAACACCTATCGGTTGGTCAATATATCGCTCGTGAACGAGCTCGCGCTTCTCTGCGGGCAGATGGATATCAGCATATGGGAGGTGATCGAGGCCGCTAAGACCAAGCCCTACGGCTTCCAGGCGTTCTATCCCGGCCCCGGCATCGGCGGGCATTGTATCCCCCTCGACCCGTTCTATCTCGAGTATATCGCGAAAAATTATAATTTCGACCTGACGATGATCCATACCGCCGGGCTGATCAATAACCAGATGCCTCACCGGATGGCGGTCAAGATCAGTTTCGCGCTCAACCGGCATAAGAAACCCCTCAACGGCTCGAAAATCCTGTTCCTTGGTGCGGCGTATAAACCGGATATCGACGACGAACGCGAATCTCCCGCGCTGATGGTGATCGATGAAATCGCGAAGAAGTTCGCGGACATCTCCTACTTCGACCCGTTTATCCCGGAAGTGACGACCGAGCACGGCAGGCATTATAAAAGTATCCCCGCGCTGACGAAGGAAGCGCTCGCGGGCGCGGACTGTGTCGTCATCACTACCAACCATAGCGCGTTCGACCCGGATTTCATCGTCGAGCATGCCCAACTGGTGGTCGATCTCCGCAACACGGTGAAAAAGCCCAGCCCGAAGGTGTATAAGCTATAA
- a CDS encoding FeoB-associated Cys-rich membrane protein, translating to MKLTVVDIILMAVVLLLAVYILIRPFLKRLKSKGSQCASCPYCTLEGCPMRKIESAVKKNNSGK from the coding sequence ATGAAACTGACGGTGGTAGATATTATCCTGATGGCGGTAGTCTTACTTCTGGCCGTCTATATCCTCATCCGGCCGTTCCTGAAACGGCTGAAAAGCAAGGGTTCGCAATGCGCGTCCTGCCCGTACTGCACGTTGGAGGGGTGTCCCATGCGGAAGATCGAATCCGCTGTCAAGAAGAATAATTCCGGTAAATAA